The genomic stretch CCGGGGCTGGTATGTAGGGTGGAGGGAAGAGCCCAGTCAAAGGGACAGGACATCTGGAAAGTGAGGGGCTGCTGAGCGGGACTGGAGGGTGGAGTGTAGGCCTGTTgtggcagggactgtgtctggtTTATGCTTGTGATTCCTTCACAGGGCCAGGTACACAGTAGATGCTCGATGGATGGGGAGCTGAGAAAGCGAGATCGAGGAGGGAGTTGGGGTTCCTGGGCCAGCCCCACAGGTCCCGTGGCTCCCTGGGGATTCTGGGGTGACCGGCGTGAACAGAGCAGctgctgggcagggcctgggtgtTGCCTGCAGCTCTCCCCTGCCTCAGCCAGCCTGTTGAGTCACCTCCAGGCCGctgcaggaggggaaggaagtgTCCGTCGCCTCATTGTCCTAGTGGTTCTGGGTGGCTTCCTGACCCTCACCATTTGGGGGAGCTGGAAATCCCATCCGCTCTGTGTGGCCTTGGCAgccacttcccctctctgtgccttaatttcccCACCTTAATGGGGCAATATCCGCACGTGATAAGAAGCCCGTGATAAACTGATAAAGGGTAACCAGCAGTAGAGGGTCCTTGCCTCTCCAGACCCAGGGCCGGGTGCTCCATATTTGAAACACGTCTGGTCTCTGGGGGACAGGCGAGGGTTCGGATCCCAGAATCAACCCCACTCCCCTCTCCGTGGCCCATGAGGCCTCCCTGCCCTCggctccctcctgctgcccctcgctgcagccccacctgcccctccctgaTCCTCAGACACAGAGAGCTCAGTCCTGCCGCAGGGCCCTGGCCCATGTTGTGCCCTTTTCCTGGTGTACCCTCCTTGGCCCTCCCGGGGCTCAGGCTCCTTGATTATAAAATGAGGGTGACAGTGGCGTCCCCCGCAGGGCTGAGACCTGTGAATTGGGCCCTGTCAGCAGTGGAGGCCTTGTTGTCACTGCTGTTTCCAGCGTGAGGCCTGCCAAGGCGGTTTCCTGTTCTTGCCTCATCCTGACCTGCAGCTTTACCACGTGCCTGTTAATCCCTGGATGACCCTCTGGCTGGGGGTCCTGGGAAGCGGAGTCCTGGAGGGGCTCATGGCCGCCTGGGGTTCCACAGTGAGGCAGGGTTTGACCTTGTCACAGGCTGACCCCCACACATGTGGCTCAGCTCTAAACTCACAGGGCCCGGTTCCCCCACAGGCCAGCGGAGTCTGCACCACCGTGGAGACACCCTGGAGACGCTGGTCCTCCTGAATCCATCAGACAAGTCCCTGTGTGATGAGGTAGGGAAGGGTAGGCTCCTGGGGGGAGCGGGCTGCTGGGATGAGCGCCATCCCCTGGCCTCACCTCATGTGTCCTTGCCTTCATGCTGCCTGAAATCCTCTTCTTGACACCCAGCAGCAGCGAAGCCTCCCCCGATGACTCCAGCCTCGATTTATTCCCTCCTCAGAGCTGATTGTGGGAGCCGGTGGAATCAGAAAAGTCTGGAGTTTGGGAGGAAGGAATGAGATAGGGaagggctggaggtgggagggcaGAACCCAACTGATGTTTGTGTCCCGTGCGTTCCCTTGGGCTGGGCCCCGCTAGTTGTCTGAACTGACTTAATACTTCTAGCTTGTGGACATCTGCGCTGTTCTCTCAATTTCCCATGAGGAAGATGAACAAGATAGCGCCCCGGGACACCCCTCTAGATACTCTTGTACAGGTTGATTCCTCTGATCAAAAATGCTCCCTTTTGCTCCCTGAAGGGGCTGCAGGAGACAGAGCCAGACACAGGCCCCTCTTCCCCATGGCACCGGGGCTGGGCCAGAGGGAGTGGTGGGCTTCAGGGATCCCAGAAAGGGTGTGcagggcttccaggaggagggggcACTGGAGCTGGGCTTTGTAGAATGAGCAGGAGTTGGGAGCAGGGATGGGGGTCGAGCCCAACTGGAGGCCTACAGGCTACAGTCCCGGCTTCTAGTTTAGTACTGGCCAGGCCGTCATGGGGACGGGAGTGGGGTGGTTATATATAGATTAGTGGCTGGGGACCACCCCAAAGAGGGGTGCTGACTATCTCACTGCACAGATAGGGCCTTGAacactctccctctccctcagctcCGGAACCTTCTGCTGGACCCTGCCTCTCACAAGCTGCTGGTGCTGGCTGGGCCCTGCCTGGAGGAGACGGGGGAGCTGCTGCTCCAGACAGGGGGCTTCTCACCCCGCCACTTCCTCCAGGTCCTGGGGGACAAAGAGGTAAGCCGCCCCCTCACCATCCTGCCTCTGAAGCCTGGCTCGTCCCCACTGTGCTGAGTGGCTCCAGCGACCTGCTGTCCCCCCTGAGCATCgtcccttcctcctctgtggaATAATGGTGGTGGTGTGTGCTCCTCCTGGGCCCAGTCCCATGACCCACTACAGTGTGTGGGCCTGTAGATCAGCAGATGTCTCAGAGGCTTCAAGTGGCACCACAGATTTTAGGTCCCATCTGAATGGGGGTCCCTTCTGAATCCCTTAGTCTGGGTGGGGCAAAATGAGCAAAAAACTGGCAAACCATGTTTGGTTTGATAAGAACCAGTACAcaggggtggcgggggggtgaGTGTAGAAAGTCTCTCTGGAGGATGCTGTGCTTTAGGAGttgagaacagcaagtgcaaaggccctggggcagggagagtgagagatggtgggggagggtagAGGTGGACAGGTGGTGATGGGCCCTTCTCGGCTGTGGGGAAGGCTGGGTTTTTGTCCTGAGGGTGACAAGGGCAGGCAAAGGGCCTTAGTTTTCCCAAAAGGCTGGGTGTTGCCTGGCTCCAGGTGACCCCTTTACCATTCCGCCCTCTACAGATCCGGGATCTCCTGGCCTCCACACCCCCGCCTGCAGACCCGCCCAAGCTCACCATCACCTGCCCGAACTTTGGTGACTGGGCCCAGCTGGCACCCGAAGTGCCCAGCCTCCAGGGCGTGCTCCAGCTGCGGTTGAACCCTCCAGTGCAGCTGCCGGCTTCTGAGGGCCTGCGTGAGTTCCTGGAGTACGTGGCCGAGTCGCTGGAGCCGCCGTCCCCCTTTGAGCTGCTCGAGCCTCCGGCCTCCGTGGGCTTCCTCAGGCTCGCCCGGCCCTGCTGCTACATCTTCCCTGGCGGCCTTGGGGATGCTGCCTTCTTCGCCGTCAATGGCTTCACCGTGCTGGTCAATGGTGGCTCCAACCCCAAGTCAAGCTTCTGGAAACTGGTGCGGCACCTGGACCGGGTGGACGCCGTGCTGGTGACCCACGCGGGCGCTGACAGCCTCCCTGGCCTCAACAGTCTGCTGCGGCGCAAGCTGGCGGAGCGTGATGAGGCGGCCGCTGGCGGGGGCTCTGGGGATGACCGGCTGCGCAGGCTGATCTCCCCCAACCTGGGCATCGTGTTCCTCAATGCCCGTGCAGCCGCCTCGCGGCTGGTACGCGGGGAGGATGAGGCGGAGCTGGCCCTGAGCCTTCTGGCCCGGCTGGGCATCACCCCCCTGCCTCTGAACCGTGGGCCGCTGCCGGCCGAGCCCACTGTGCTCTTCCAGAAGATGGGCGTGGGCCGGCTGGACATGTACGTGCTGCACCCGCCCTCGGCCGCCACTGACCACACACTGGCCTCTGTGTGCGCCCTGCTGGTGTGGCACCCGGCGGGCCCCTCCGAGAAGGTGGTGCGCGTGCTGTTCCCTGGCTGCACGCCGCCCGCCCGCCTCCTGGATGGCCTGGTCCGCCTGCAGCACTTGGGGTTCTTGCGGGAGCCTGTGGTGACCCCTCAGGACCTGGCGGGGCCTCGGCGAGCTGAGAGCAAGGAAAGCGTGGGCTCCCGGGACAGTTTGAGGAGAGAGGGCCGGACGACGGCACCCTCCAGGTCCGCCCAGGAGCGCCCCGGGTTGGCCCAGAAGGAGCCACCGCGGGCTGAGGCCCCTCGCAAGGCTGAGAAAGAAGCCAGGCCCTCCCGGGAGGTGAAGAAGGACCCCAAGCCGAACGCCCCTCGGACCCAACCCCGGGAGGTGCGGCGGGCGGCCTCCGCTGTGGTCAGTGGCAAGAAAGCAGGTGCCCAGGTGGCTCCCAAGCCCCGCAGAGCACCCAACACACCCCGCCCGGTTGTCCCACCAGCAGAGAATGGGCCCCGCAGCCCACCTAGCTTCCGGTGCAGAGAGGCCAGCCCTGCCACGGAGGCCTGCGGCTCCCCGGCCCCCCGGCTGGTGGCCACGCCCAGCCAGGAGAGCAGCCTGGAACTGGGGCTGAGCCCAGCCGGGGACGAGGGCGGCAGCTTGGAGGAGAAGACCCTGGAGCTGCTGTTGGCCACCAGCACCCCCGAGCCGTGCACACCCTCACCCGCCGGAGCCCACCAGGGCCCAACTGAGAGCAGCGGGCCACTGTCACTGAGCCCGCTGCGGGGTGGGGAGCCTGGGCCGGATGCGTCCCCCACAGTGACCACGCCCTCGCTGCCCGCCGAGGTGGGCTCCCCGCACTCCACAGAGGTGGACGAGTCCCTGTCCGTGTCCTTTGAGCAGGTGCTACCGCCGCCACCTGCCGCCGCAAGTGAAGCCGGGCTGAGCCTCCCACTCTGTGGCCCTCGGGTGCTCCGCTCGGCCTCCCCACACGACGTGGACCTGTGCCTGGTATCACCCTGTGAGTTTGAGCACCGCAAGGCTGTGCCCATGGCGCTGGCACCTGTGTCCCCCGGCAGCTCCAATGACAGTAGTGCCCGGTCCCAGGAGCGAGCGGGTGCTCCAGGGGTGGAGGAGACACCACCCACGTCCGTCAGCGAGTCCCTGCCTACGCTGTCTGACTCAGACCCCCTGCCTGCCGTCCCTGGCACCGCGGACTCggatgaggacacagagggctTTGGGGCCCCTCGCCGCGACCCACTGCCTGACCCGCTCAAGATACCCCCGCCACTGCCCACCCCACCTAGTATCTGCATGGTGGACcctgagatgctgcctcctgaGCAGGCCCGGCTGAGAGAGGGCCTCGGCCGTACCCGGAAGCCCCTTACCCGCCCCAACCGTGGCACCGCTGCCCCCAAAGCCACTCCAGTGGCCACTGCCAAGACCAAGGGGCTGGCCAGTGGAGAGCGGGCCAGTCGGCAACTCAGCGCCAGGAGCGAGCCTAGTGACAAAGGAAGTCGGGCACCCCTGGCCAGAAAGTCCTCAGTCCCCAAGACAACCACTCGAGGTCCATCCGGTAAGTACCTCGGGGCTGGAGTCCTGCGGTGGGTTCCCTGCCCAAGTCCTCCTGTTCCCTGCTTGCTGTGTGGTCTCAGCCATATGCaccaccctctctgggcctcagttttgccaataaaatggaagctCTGGTCTGACTCTTTAAGCACTTGCAATTCCAAGGTGCTCAAGCAGTACCGTCAACGGAAATGTAATGTGAGCAACATCCATCGTGGTGAATTTTCCAGTAGCCActttaagcaaaaagaaacaggtgaaattaattttaatagtatattttgttAAACTCATTTGTGTGGAGGGTCCCAAGACCACCCCCAGGTTAGATGATTGCCTAGGAGGACTCGGTGTATGGTCATACTCATAAGTTTATTACAACAAAAAGATACAGAGCAGGATCAGCAAAGGCAAAAGACATGGGGGGAAGTCCCAgggaaaccaggcacaagcttctGGAAGCCtcctcccagtggagtcacataGCATGTGCTTGATTCCCTGAGCTCCAAGCTGTGACGACACGTGTGAAGTGCCTTCGATCAGGAAAGCTCCTTAGAGACTCAGGGCCCAGGGTTTCTATTGGGGCTGGTCGTGCAGGCACCCTCTACCTCACACGTACACTGGAAAGGTTTCCAGGATCCAATTCTTGGACACCAACCGGGTGTCCCACAGTTGCCCGCAACTCTGACACTGTCTACCCGGAGACAGAATCACATTCCACAGGTAAAGGGCTCCGTCCCCCGAGCACCCTCCACTTCAGgtgccagtcacaagtccaggcTGTTACCCGTGCTTCTGACGAACTGGTTGTAAATCGGAGGTTCCCATGCCCACCTCCtttggtttgattaatttgccaGAGCTGCTGACAAAAACTCGGGAAAACccatttactcactagattaccagtttagtATAAAAGGCtcttaaaggatacaaatcaacaaccagatgaagagatacatagggcaaggtccCAAACAAGGGATCTTATGTCCTCATGAAGCTTGGGGCCCTGCATGGGTAGCACAAAGCCTTCTGGTTCCCTGGTGTGGAAGCTCTCTGAAAAAGGGCCAAAAAGCTGCCTTTTGAGgcttttatggaggcttcattacatagtcaTGATGGAATCATTGGCCAATGGCGATTGACTCAACCTGAggcccctctcccctgcccagaAGTCAGGACACAAGACTGAAAATTCTGACCCGCTAATCACaaggttggttctcctggcaaccagcccccacccTGGGGTGGGATCCAAAGTCACCTTCATTAACATAAACCCTGTTGTGATGGAAAAGGGCTTCTTATTAATAACAAGACACCCATTTCACCTTTTTGGCCCTAAAGTGTTTTCTGGAACTGAGGACTAGAGACCAGATATAACAAAGATGCTCCCATTGCTCATATTGATCAGAAAATTCCAGgggttttgggagctgtgagccaggaactgtggatgAAAGACCAAATATAGCTGAGAATgatcaaatatatgtatttcttataaatcacaatattgcGGTCCACCCCCTGGTGGAACAGATCCCTTACAGCAAAGCAGTCATACCTATCACAGCACTTATATTTGGGGTCGCATTTATTAGAACAGATGTAGCAATAGTACGGACATAGATAGGCCAGACATTTGGAGAAGCCGGTGTGGGGTAGGGATGGatggattgattgatttttggctgcgttgggtcttcgttgctgtgtggaggctttctctagttgcggcaagcggcgggggctactcttcgttgcggtgcgtgggcttctcattgtggtggcttctcttgttgcagagcacgggctctaggcacgcgggcttcagcagttgtggcatgtgggctcagtagttgtggctcgcgggctctagagcgcaggctcagtagttgtggtgcacaggcttagttgctccgcggcatgtgggatcttcccggaccagggctcgaacctgtgtcccctgcattggcaggcggattcttaaccactgcaccaccagggaagtcccgggatcGATTTAGGGAAACGTCATTTGCTACTTGTACCTTACGATCAATTTGTGCAGAACTATTCAGCACAGAAATCAGCTGGTGATTAGTTAGATCCTGCTCCTCCTCAAGCCAGTCATTTTCCACAGGTATTACCTCCTGAGGAGGCTTCAACTCAGGCTCTCAATACATTTGATCATCAATATCAGTGTTACCATAAGACTCATTTACATGAGGTAGTTGAATCTTAACCAGCGACTGGGTTACACCGTATCGAAATACGGTTACTGTGCGATTCATTTTCATTACAGAACAAATCGGTAAGAGCTACAGACGTGTTCACTTTGCCTTCCCAACAGAATCTGCCTTTGCCCATATACCTGACGGTATTAAGGACAGAGGTCGTGACCACTGGCCACAATTCAGTTAGCTCCGGATTCCAAGGTAACTAGGGACAAGTTCACAAGCTCGTACTGAGTCTGATTTCCATTGTGTGTTGTATCGCAGGGCCCACCTCCCTCCTATGGGGAGGACACGAGTTGTATTTAGAATATTCCTATCCCAACTAACTGGGCTGCagggtatattttatttctagcttTACTGGAGGTGCGAGCAGTCAGGGTGCATCTGTGTAAATTATAAATGTCCCCAGAGAACTTCCATAAGCTTGGAGGGCCGTCACATTCCCATAGGTGTGTGCACCCCTGAGCCTCAGCAGCTAGGATTGAGGGCCGCTGCCCCGTGACCACTTCAGCCTGCATATGTATTTAAATAGTCCAGAGGCCTTGTTGGATCGGGGTGCACGGCCCTTCCCGATGCTAGTTCTAGCATATCCAGCGTTATTGGCAGTCTGCCTGACCCACTTTGCTAAAACCTCATTCTCTTTCCAGGCTGGCTCCCATCCTTCGCCTTCCACTTGGAAGAGAACTCCCCCTAGTCTGCCTATTCTGATTAATCTTTTTCCTCTGAATGCCACTCCTCATTAAAAGCAAATTCCACTTGTCCTAGGATACCTACTAGCACTTATTTACCCTAAGGCTGTTTCTGGCTTGTGGGCCAGTGTTGTTGAATCCACCAGAGACCTTGTTGCCATTGTGTACTAATGGCCTGGGTGCAGATAGGGTGCATGTTTTGCACCCCAAAATTTTGGGTCCCCCAGACTAGGCTTAGATGCGTGGTAAGCACACCTAGATGTAGCGTAATTTAGTTTGAGTATGCCATGAGGCTTCCCATGGCCTGCCTTGTCTGTGGTAGGGCTGTGTCCCACAGAAACTTGAGCTACCATGTGATGCCCGCTGCTTTAATCCCATCAGGGACCCACTGTTTTTCCCTATTTTGATGAATCGTTTTCCATCCACAGAAACAGGGTGACGTGCTCGTGCACAGCACACCCTCCCGTGTTGGGCATGCTGCCGTTATATTTTGTCCGTCATAACCAGGGACCTTTCTAAGCAATTGACTGTTAAGATCTCTAATTACAGTGATTACATAGATCAGTCTGCTGGGAGCTATACACCACACAGTTTGAAGTCCCAGTAGGGAGCAGTTCCCAAATGTTATCCTTTGTAGTAGATGTAGCCCGAAAAATAGGAGTCAGCAGATACAGGCGCATCGCTAGAATTCCATTTAATCTTTTAACAGTTGGTCCTGTTCATTAATATATCTCAGGACCAGAATGTCTTTCCAGAGCCGTGCCCTTCAGGTGTGCAGGCTGCTGTTCAATCTTGTCAGGTCCCCACATCAGGGCTGATGTCAGCAAACTAGCTTCAGCCTGCTGGGCATCTGGTACACTTCTGCTAAGAGAGGATATTCTCTTGCTCTGAGGCTCTCTCCAGGTGTTAATAAAATGTTGGATTTCCCACATTGCATAACCCACTTATTCATCACTTTACCCTCAgctgttattttttcctctccatttgtcATTTATCTTTACCCACACTTTTCCACTCTTGGAAGGGACGTTAGTTTGGCCACCGTGCTGGTCCAGATTGCTGCCAGGAAACTAGGCTGGCAGGTGTCTCCCCTGCCCCGTCCACTGCCGCTCACATAGAGTAGGGTTACCCAGGCACAGAACTAGTGGGCTCTTGCAACTGCTAGGCAGCACGGCAGCATTCACTGTCAGCACCAACTTTGCCAGAGGGGGTGAAGGCACATTCCGGGCCCATCAGGCCCTTAGGAATTCTGACATAAAGGTTTAAAGGTATAGTTACAGTTTCTTGTTTAGGAATCATCCCTGCTTCTGGCCCCCACAGTTGCATCCCTGGTTCTGGGACCACTGCATCGagtaggagaagaaaaaaaaaagttgctgtgACGCGGGGAAGAGTTATACAGCCGCGTCAgcatcctcccccaccccgacTTGCCCACACCCCCAGAAAAGTGGAGGAATCTATCCAGTGGGGACCCGCCCTCAGCCCCGTTCGTGTTGAGTGTGAGTGAGCACATGCTCGTGGCGGTGTGTAAGCCAGCCTCTCAAGCCTGTATCTCCCCTGGTTTTAGACAGCAAGTGCTCCAGCCGCCCATTCCAATTTTCTATTAAACCATTACTCTGAGGATGATACGCAGCACATCTGGTGTGAAATCTCTTGCCACCGTTGGACAGTATGGGCTGTAAAGTGCACCCCTTGGTCCGAAGAAATGTAACTCAGTGGCTCAAAGTG from Physeter macrocephalus isolate SW-GA chromosome 2, ASM283717v5, whole genome shotgun sequence encodes the following:
- the MAP1S gene encoding microtubule-associated protein 1S: MAVSVAGPGSVEAPSSLLLVVGGECGCPGLLAYVLEELERGIRSWDVDPGVCSLDEQLKVFVSRHSATFSSIVKGQRSLHHRGDTLETLVLLNPSDKSLCDELRNLLLDPASHKLLVLAGPCLEETGELLLQTGGFSPRHFLQVLGDKEIRDLLASTPPPADPPKLTITCPNFGDWAQLAPEVPSLQGVLQLRLNPPVQLPASEGLREFLEYVAESLEPPSPFELLEPPASVGFLRLARPCCYIFPGGLGDAAFFAVNGFTVLVNGGSNPKSSFWKLVRHLDRVDAVLVTHAGADSLPGLNSLLRRKLAERDEAAAGGGSGDDRLRRLISPNLGIVFLNARAAASRLVRGEDEAELALSLLARLGITPLPLNRGPLPAEPTVLFQKMGVGRLDMYVLHPPSAATDHTLASVCALLVWHPAGPSEKVVRVLFPGCTPPARLLDGLVRLQHLGFLREPVVTPQDLAGPRRAESKESVGSRDSLRREGRTTAPSRSAQERPGLAQKEPPRAEAPRKAEKEARPSREVKKDPKPNAPRTQPREVRRAASAVVSGKKAGAQVAPKPRRAPNTPRPVVPPAENGPRSPPSFRCREASPATEACGSPAPRLVATPSQESSLELGLSPAGDEGGSLEEKTLELLLATSTPEPCTPSPAGAHQGPTESSGPLSLSPLRGGEPGPDASPTVTTPSLPAEVGSPHSTEVDESLSVSFEQVLPPPPAAASEAGLSLPLCGPRVLRSASPHDVDLCLVSPCEFEHRKAVPMALAPVSPGSSNDSSARSQERAGAPGVEETPPTSVSESLPTLSDSDPLPAVPGTADSDEDTEGFGAPRRDPLPDPLKIPPPLPTPPSICMVDPEMLPPEQARLREGLGRTRKPLTRPNRGTAAPKATPVATAKTKGLASGERASRQLSARSEPSDKGSRAPLARKSSVPKTTTRGPSGSAGSRPGGSLAPPSSPVYLDLAYLPSGGSARLVDKEFFRRVRALCYVISGQDQHKEEGMRAVLDALLAGKQQWDRDLQVTLIPTFDSVAMHEWYEETHARHQALGITVLGSNSTVSMQDEAFPACKVEF